One window of the Lytechinus variegatus isolate NC3 chromosome 3, Lvar_3.0, whole genome shotgun sequence genome contains the following:
- the LOC121412219 gene encoding melatonin receptor type 1A-like, with protein sequence MDSYYNSTLPPDVTILGQVFGDDGDDDNNDEVIGSSYSVPLLVAYVTFALFGCIGNILVIGAVFVHHKLRVLSNTFLVNLAVADLSVSAVINGFGILGLINVRFFEDKPALCEIIGIVCVTSCCGSLWSLASIAINRYIAICHRDLYRRIYTRRTMPLHLILIWTVCFLADIPNLFGMGDHEFDPVLLVCTFDYRESYNYNIFLFILAFCLPMVFISFSYVKIFIYAKGISRELRNLQIDKDNEKSNKKHYKIRVTDRRLLRTIMMLVIFFSLMWAPFSLIVVIDRDTTFPPLVYILVASLSHTNSSINWLLYCATNKNFREGYRTFICKVCLCGMVKTKKNFSIDMGKIMFNRRTNNESMSRDMSRTGGQRTTEDQL encoded by the exons ATGGATAGTTACTACAATTCTACTTTACCCCCAGATGTCACTATCCTCGGCCAAGTCTTCGGCGATGATGGCGACGACGACAACAACGATGAGGTGATCGGATCTTCCTACAGCGTCCCTCTCCTGGTCGCTTACGTCACCTTTGCTCTCTTTGGATGTATCGGGAATATTCTCGTCATCGGTGCCGTGTTCGTACACCACAAACTTCGTGTTCTTAGTAACACTTTCTTAGTCAATCTCGCAGTCGCCGACCTCAGTGTGTCGGCAGTCATCAACGGTTTCGGTATCCTGGGACTTATCAATGTCCGATTCTTTGAAGACAAGCCAGCTCTCTGTGAAATCATCGGCATCGTATGCGTGACAAG TTGTTGCGGATCATTATGGAGCTTAGCAAGCATCGCCATCAATCGGTACATCGCCATCTGTCATCGAGATCTTTACCGTCGCATCTACACTCGACGGACCATGCCCCTTCACCTCATCCTCATCTGGACTGTATGTTTCCTCGCCGACATCCCCAACCTCTTCGGCATGGGCGATCACGAGTTCGACCCGGTGCTCCTGGTCTGTACGTTCGACTACCGCGAGTCGTACAACTACAATATTTTCCTCTTCATCTTGGCCTTTTGTCTCCCAATGGTGTTCATCTCGTTTAGTTATGTAAAAATCTTCATCTACGCCAAGGGAATCTCACGGGAGCTACGCAATCTCCAAATTG ACAAGGATAACGAAAAGAGCAATAAGAAGCACTACAAGATTCGTGTAACCGATCGTCGTCTCCTTCGAACGATCATGATGCTCGTCATCTTCTTCAGTCTCATGTGGGCCCCATTCTCTTTGATCGTGGTCATAGACCGCGATACTACCTTCCCACCTCTGGTCTATATCCTTGTCGCCAGTCTCTCTCATACTAACTCCAGCATCAACTGGCTTCTCTACTGCGCCACCAATAAAAACTTCCGTGAGGGATACAG GACCTTCATCTGTAAGGTATGCTTGTGTGGGATGGTGAAAACCAAGAAGAACTTCAGTATAGACATGGGCAAGATAATGTTCAACCGCAGAACGAACAACGAATCGATGTCAAGAGATATGTCTCGAACAGGAGGTCAGCGAACCACCGAAGATCAACTCTag